A stretch of Henckelia pumila isolate YLH828 chromosome 4, ASM3356847v2, whole genome shotgun sequence DNA encodes these proteins:
- the LOC140860066 gene encoding uncharacterized protein isoform X3, giving the protein MVKRKKLKPPQPALNMAPTISLEWDNKKKSVVSKRDQIGISQRHWIPFIEPGPHSHNILADVFSVPQEIFELENLSGVLSYEVWQSLLSENERSLLSQFLPQEAEPDGLVQELLAGDNFHFRNPFLIWGASLCFGELHPDNVLHEEQSLKACKKAYYSHLRKYHNDMIGNLQLWKEKWAGCMDPEVDIVHKVWRTRNYAEKNVPLSGTGIYDAEENLVATPDSCSWANSEKEYGSDNQNREMVHGDFERRKVCLNKPGDCEFSLQEVAAVSRQGGKLHKHNIQHEDGAKYMSYVKVVWCNFSFLVKNFGSLSWLALHNSIILSCLIFGAFLNIINDYEEVLLEVSQVSKQQHERVKSSMKHAGISIQPRSLNNVLGTIDTLNVQPFEKFEEEEEKKLHDYWLKLVKHDIPDGFVYWRKSRLSRQQLIQLLCEEMGKKVKPEEVTLDRNREGSPNKLMEPSDDSNYEFLPAITIEVVEKDQYDDMLSEQRDNELAIDEVVTVQQAEKIRKMDYVLEEQVQDTVKIKHGDMLDHVCIKNHHQQQVASMDKSSMHSAKLIESCDPVVPQDRHQQQNGSVNGNLQIKSPEMESLVNSASAEIDDTPSFSTYTGNVSRANIPVDQRVPPTSASDVWPTGDARGSYFQSAAYSSSQELKLGRAQLIQEQSLRILDMETDRQDKDAGKDMLPRRSDHTSFFNSYSNQDQSESLSFFKGHNSLSYHHEQKHLGVDFQRANDLMDAGQFDGHLTEQVHPSLHLYPKPKRLNDFYMHQTLQDSMYSDGSRFNMPRQEQVPVNIHDWAAVNSVSMTATSQPHLNSVEVNQNWYSGESGAQDVWAPYESGVHSFSGGRNSDQSLFSVLTECNELRPAANYVPMSSSERFIQAGNFSGMGEGIPPSSLAQEAPNAFNYLSGHEAGTAGVKISSLGWMGIPQQNPGIHESSMGKPFLRSWNQ; this is encoded by the exons ATGGTAAAAAGGAAGAAGTTGAAACCACCGCAGCCAGCCCTGAATATGGCACCTACTATCTCTCTAGAGTGGGATAACAAGAAGAAGAGTGTTGTCTCAAAGAGGGATCAGATTGGTATTTCTCAGAGGCACTGGATTCCATTTATTGAGCCTGGGCCTCACAGCCATAATATATTGGCTGATGTTTTTTCTGTTCCTCAGGAGATATTTGAACTAGAAAACTTATCTGGGGTTCTGTCTTATGAG GTATGGCAGAGTTTGTTGTCCGAAAATGAAAGAAGTCTTCTATCTCAATTTCTACCCCAAGAAGCTGAGCCTGATGGTCTTGTTCAAGAATTGCTCGCTGGGGATAATTTCCATTTCAGAAATCCTTTCCTCATATG GGGTGCTTCTCTCTGTTTTGGAGAGCTCCATCCTGATAATGTTCTTCACGAGGAGCAGTCCCTCAAAGCTTGCAAGAAGGCCTACTACTCACATTTACGAAAGTATCATAACGA CATGATTGGGAATCTGCAACTGTGGAAGGAAAAATGGGCGGGTTGTATGGATCCTGAAGTGGATATTGTGCATAAAGTATGGAG GACTAGGAATTATGCTGAGAAAAATGTGCCTCTATCAGGTACTGGAATATATGATGCTGAAGAGAACCTTGTTGCGACACCTGACTCTTGTTCTTGGGCTAATTCAGAGAAAGAGTATGGCAGTGATAACCAGAATCGGGAAATGGTGCATGGGGATTTTGAAAGAAG AAAAGTCTGCTTGAACAAACCAGGTGATTGTGAGTTCAGTCTGCAAGAGGTGGCTGCAGTATCTAGACAAGGAGGAAAGCTACACAAACACAATATCCAGCATGAAGATGGAGCCAAATACATGTCTTATGTCAAGGTGGTTTGGTGCAACTTTAGTTTTTTGGTGAAAAATTTTGGCAGCCTTTCTTGGTTGGCATTGCACAATAGCATTATACTCTCCTGTCTCATTTTTGGTGCCTTTTTAAATATCATTAACGATTATGAGGAAGTTTTACTTGAGGTTTCTCAGGTTAGCAAGCAACAGCATGAACGAGTTAAAAGTAGCATGAAACATGCTGGCATTAGCATTCAGCCCAGGTCTCTGAATAATGTTTTGGGTACCATCGACACACTTAATGTGCAACCATTTGAGAAATTCGAGGAGGAAGAAGAGAAGAAGTTGCATGATTACTG GCTAAAGTTGGTAAAACATGACATCCCTGATGGTTTCGTGTACTGGAGAAAGAGTCGATTGTCGAGGCAGCAGTTAATACAGTTGCTATGTGAAGAGATGGGAAAAAAAGTAAAGCCTGAGGAG GTTACTCTGGATAGGAACAGAGAAGGTTCTCCTAATAAGCTAATGGAGCCCTCAGATGATAGCAACTATGAATTTCTCCCTGCAATTACTATTGAG GTTGTGGAGAAAGATCAATATGATGACATGCTTTCAGAGCAGAGGGATAATGAGCTGGCAATCGATGAAGTTGTAACAGTACAGCAG GCTGAAAAGATTAGAAAGATGGATTATGTACTTGAGGAGCAAGTGCAGGATACAGTTAAGATCAAGCATGGTGATATGCTTGATCATGTTTGCATTAAGAATCACCATCAGCAGCAGGTTGCTTCAATGGATAAAAGCTCTATGCATAGTGCTAAGTTGATAGAATCATGCGACCCTGTTGTTCCTCAGGATAGGCATCAACAGCAAAATGGTTCAGTTAATGGCAATCTTCAGATCAAATCCCCGGAGATGGAATCCCTTGTCAACAGTGCTAGTGCAGAAATAGATGATACTCCGTCTTTTTCAACGTACACGGGAAATGTAAGCCGTGCAAATATTCCCGTCGACCAGCGGGTTCCTCCTACATCTGCGAGCGATGTTTGGCCAACAGGTGATGCTCGTGGTTCTTACTTTCAATCTGCTGCCTATTCTTCTTCTCAAGAGTTGAAGCTTGGGAGAGCACAGTTAATACAGGAGCAATCATTGCGAATACTTGATATGGAAACAGACAGGCAAGATAAAGATGCTGGGAAGGATATGCTTCCCAGGCGATCTGACCATACGTCATTCTTCAATTCCTACTCTAACCAAGATCAAAGTGAATCACTCTCGTTCTTCAAGGGCCATAATAGTTTATCATACCATCACGAGCAAAAGCACTTGGGTGTAGATTTCCAGCGTGCTAATGATCTGATGGACGCAGGTCAATTTGATGGGCATTTGACGGAACAAGTTCACCCATCACTTCATTTGTATCCAAAGCCGAAGAGATTGAATGATTTTTACATGCATCAGACCCTTCAGGACAGTATGTATTCTGATGGAAGTCGGTTTAACATGCCAAGGCAGGAGCAGGTTCCGGTCAATATTCATGATTGGGCCGCTGTTAACTCGGTAAGCATGACAGCTACTTCTCAACCTCACTTGAACAGTGTAGAGGTGAATCAGAACTGGTATTCAGGTGAGAGTGGTGCCCAAGATGTCTGGGCTCCCTATGAAAGTGGTGTCCATAGCTTTAGCGGTGGACGTAATTCAGATCAAAGCCTATTCAGTGTACTTACTGAATGTAATGAACTACGACCTGCTGCCAATTATGTTCCAATGAGCTCATCGGAGAGATTCATCCAGGCTGGAAATTTCAGTGGGATGGGTGAGGGAATTCCACCGAGCAGCCTGGCACAAGAAGCACCTAATGCATTTAACTACTTGAGTGGTCACGAGGCAGGCACTGCTGGTGTTAAAATCAGTAGCTTGGGGTGGATGGGAATCCCACAGCAGAATCCTGGGATACATGAGTCGTCCATGGGTAAACCTTTTTTAAGGTCTTGGAATCAGTAA